A region of the Oncorhynchus clarkii lewisi isolate Uvic-CL-2024 chromosome 4, UVic_Ocla_1.0, whole genome shotgun sequence genome:
gaaaTTAACAATTCTGAATCTCAAAAATCAAGCAATTTATGCCTTAACAATCTTAGGAGTTCAGTGCATGAAATTTTTAATATGTGGATCCCATATTGAATTGGTGAAAACAGGAAATGTAGGTGTTTTGTCATGTCAATGGCAGTGATTGCTTGCTACACAGGTAATGTTGCAGTAAAGGTAGTGAAGTTGAGAGAGATGGCCTGCAGAAAAACAGACCACTCACCTGTGTCTGAGGCCACTTGTATCTTGAATCCCTCTATCCGTGTTAGTGGAACATTCCATGTCATTTGTACTGTGTTCTCATTTAAAATCTTAAATCTCAAGTCTGAAGGTGGTTCAACTGTGAAAAAGAATTTGACAATGTTAACTCCAGCTTttgcaaaaataaatgtatttatgaTTAAACATAAGGTGTAGGTAACACATATCCCAACAATCAACACTTCAAGGTTGAAGTTATCCGATTCATTGTTGGGGCAAACAGCAAGAGGTGACAAGGCAACATAACATTTGAGACGCGAGCAGCCATTTTGGAGAAAAATTACATTCGTTTGAGCTGTCCGACCACAGTCAACAACTCAAGCACATACAATATAGCGAGGAGAATAACAAAGGGTGGAAAAAAATAGATCCACGGGCACAATGACTTTTGTTTACATTGACTAACTAACATTTTGCATGCTGATAAGGTCATGCCTAAACTGAGTCACCTGACAAAAACATATGACTTTCATAAAACTTGTGGAAATGGATTTTACAATGGAGTCTTCTCATACCTCATATACCATGGTTGTGTAAAGGCCGACATGCAGTCATACATAGCCTTCAGTACATTGTTGCTTTTGATTGACCCATGTGTATGACTCCCATCCATTGCAAACCTCTTAAAAGAATACACAACGCCATTTAAGACCATTGGGTACATCTTTTCCAACCCCTCTAGCGCTAAGTAGTGAGAATCcacaatgaaaaaaatatattaggAAAACACAAATCAAATAGAAAAGCAAAACAAACCATAAATGTGATTGGTCACAGTGAATGGACTGTCTGAAGATCATGCACATGTACATGAAAAGTTGTTTATAACAACTTAAGGAACCGGACAAAAGTTTCCATGTACAAGACGGACCAGAGAACATATTTTAGAAATATTTTAAAATGATATTCGTCTGTTGGGGGATGGGTTTAAGTAAGTTAGGCTATTAAGAGAAAACAGCATTAACAAGAGTAAAGTATTAAAGGGATGCCTTTGGCAGTGAAGGCCgctatctacttccccagagtcagatgaacccatggataccatttgtatgtctccacgggcagtttgaaggaagttgctaactagcattagtgcaattgctaactagcattagcgcaatgactgtaagtctatggtaactgctagcatgctagtagataccatagagttccagtcattgcgctaacgctagttagcttTGGCTTGAGAAattacctctaacttccttcatactggatgctgagacataaaaatggtatccatgagtatCCTTTTAAATAGCCTATATAGGAATGACAATGTCTAAATATGTCTAAAATGACAAATACAGTAAATGATAAGTATGAGTAGTGGTTTAAGATTAATCTGCTTGTTGATTAACTATAACAAGATAATGTGTCAGTGGATAGTGCAGTGGTGCATAGCAGTGTAAGTATGGGGTTCTAGTCTAAATAAGGGTTTTCTAAATAAAGGGAAGCTGGTGGAGATCAAGAATATCATTCTAAAATATTGTTGAAAAGCCATGACTCAGGACAAATTGAATGCAAATTTGCACAGCAAATGACCTGAGCGAAGCTTGTCCAGTACAGGATATCAAAAATGAGAACCACCAACCTGGCAGATCAACTCAAGGGCCATGGTCTGCTCCTTCTCTGTTTCCAAATGGACCCATCAAAACCATACAGTACTACCCACATTTTCTTTGTAACGAAGCTCTTAATTAAAGCACACACACCACAAGCAAGCACAGGCATACGCGCATGTACACACAGTCCACAAAGGCATGCACACGCAaacacgcgcaaacacacacacacacacaaacctcaatGATGGGCCAAAAAGTTTTGTTCAAGATTTGGTCAGTGAGCATCCTGGTCTCAACATGTCAAGCCATTCAACAAGGAACCTACCAATGTGGGGGGTGGGTGCTACTATGACCTCTTTTTTTGAAAATACGGGGTCTATATGATATGCCAACAGAATATTATAGCCTGATTATAGCCTGATTTAATGAGAAGAAGGCAGTGCTGTAATCTGTCATTTATATGAATGGTCATGGAAGCTTCTGAAGAATGTTTTTTCTCAGTTTTTGGAAAATAATTTTAGACATTACCTAGCTCCTTTATCATTATCTAGTTCCTTTATCATTATCTACTGTACCTTCCATTATCATTACCTAGCTCCTTTATCATGACCTAGCtcctttatcattacctagttTCTTAATCATTACCTAGTTCCTATATCATGAtaaagttatggtcagatttgccaaatggagggcgagaggagagctgtgtaatcgtctctgtgtgtggagtaaaggtggtctagaattgttttccctctggttgcactgCTGATAGAAATcaggtaaaactgatttatgtttccctacattaaagtccctggccactaggagcgccgcctcaggatgagtgttttcctaacaaataaaatttgatttgattacccaGCTCCTTCATCATTACCTTGTTCCTTTATCAATACCAAGCCTCTTTATCATTACCTAGCTCCTTTATCATTACCTAGCTCCATTATCAATACCTAGCTCCATTATCATTACCTAGCTCCTTTATCATGACCAAGCTTCTTTATCATGACCTAGCTCCTTTATCACTACCTAGCTCCTTTATCATTACCTAGCTCCTTTATCATTACCTAGCTCCGTTATCATGACCTAGCTTCTTTATCATGACCTAGCTCCTTcatcattacctagttccttcATCatgatagagttatggtcagatttgccaaatggagcgcgagggagagctttgcatgcgtctctgtgtgtggagtaaaggtggtcaagAATttatttccctctggttgcactgCTGATTTATGTCTCCctacattaaagtccctggccactaggagcgccgcctcaggatgagcgttttccttacaaataaaatttgatttgattacccaGCTCCTTTATCATTAACTAGTTACTTTATCATTAGCTAGCTCCTTTATCATTACCTAGCTCCATTATCATTACCTAGTCCCTTTATCATTACCTAGCTCCTTTATCATTACCTAGCTCCAttatcattacctagttcctttatcattacctagCTCCTTTATCATTATCTACTGTACCTTCCATTATCATTACCTAGCTCCTTTATCATTACCTACTGTAACTTCTTTATCATTACCTAGCTCCTTcatcattacctagttccttcATCgtgatagagttatggtcagatttgccaaatggagggcgagggagagctttgtacgcatctctgtgtgtggagtaaaggtggtctctaatttttttccctctggttgcacatttaacattctgatagaaattaggtaaaactgatttaagtttctttacgaataaaatttgatttgattacctagctcctttatcattacctagttACTTTACCATTACCTATTTCCTTTATCATTACAAAGCTTCTTTATCATTACCAAGCCTCTTTATCATTACGTAGCGCCTTTATCATTACCTAACTCCTTTATCATTGCCTAGCTCCTTTATCATTAACTAGCTCCTTTATCATTACCTAGCTCCTTTATCATTATCTAGTTcatcattacctagttccttcatcattacctagttcctttatcattacctagttcctttatcattacctagttccttcatcattacctagttcctttatcattacctagCTCCTTTATCATTATCTAGTTcatcattacctagttccttcATCATTACCTTGTTCCTTcatcattacctagttccttcATCATTACCTAACTCCTTCATCATTACCTAGCTCCTCTATCATTGCCTACTGTAGCtcctttatcattacctagtCCCTTTATCATTACCTGGttcctttatcattacctagttcctttatcattacctagttcctttatcattacctagttcctttatcattacctagttcctttATCCTTACCTAGTTCCTTTATCATTAACTTGTTACTTTATCATTAACTTGTTCCTTCATCATTACCTAACTCCTTTATCATTACCTAACTCCTTTATTATTACCTAGCTCCTTTATTATTACCTAGCTCCTTTATCATTATCTGGCTCCTTATCATTActtaacttatttttttaaacagatttCTTCCCTTCACCAGAGAGTTGGGCCTGCTAGAggaactaggtactgatgacaaagtcctataaaaaaaaaaatatcaagcAAGTGCCCCTCCTAGCGCAAGAAAGACTTCACTACAACTATCATGCTTAGGGAGTCGCCCCTTCACTAATTTCCAGACTAGCCTACTACACTATTAGAAGAAAAGGTGCTATCGCGAACCAAAaggggttattcggctgtccccataggagaaccgaTTGAAGAACCACTTTTGGTTCCagctagaacccttttgggttctacatggaaccccaaaaagtcctacctggaaccaaaaaagggttatcctatggggacagtcgcAAAACACTTTAGGAACCCCTTTTTCTAAAAGTGTATTCCACTTTGAACTTTTAGATTTTAAAATCAATTTGAACCAGTTTTAGATTAAAAAATATAATTGTGCATTCCATAAACTGTACTCAAAAGTTTAAAGTGTGATGTTTGGAAGTGTAGGGggtgtcactagttaccacagccacaaagtctgaATGGGCTACTGTAAAAATTCATGACAACAAAtatttgctttttggtcttaatttaaggttagagttaggcataaggttatcagtgtggttatggttaggtttcAAACCAGATTTTAAGAATatacattttagaaataggcAGGGTTTAGTGAGAAGTAAGACTTTGTgtttgtggtaactagtgacgactaAGTAAAAGGTTAGCCTACCTACCCTAGGCTACTTGTTTGAGTTGATTCAACCTGTCACAATTAATAGGCAGAGAAAATTGGATCAAAAGACAAATGAAATAGCCAACCTATTCAAACAACAAAAATACAAGAATCCATACCGATGAAATAGGCCTATAGGCAAAGGCCTACATGAGATACAAATACTGTAGACATTTTATTTCAGCAAACATTTATTCATAAAATAAAAATGCATTGGTGAAAGTATTGTAATTTCACCTTGAGGAGTTAAAGAACGGATACAACTAGCtacagagatggggggggggggggggcgcaattTTCATTCGGATCAGATGTGTTTAATTAATAGTAGGAaaattggagggggggggggggggggggggggtcaggatagCGGGTGAGGGGTATTTTACCTTGAGCCTCGACGGAGGATAGTAGCACTGCAAGGAAGGCAGCCGCTGCCAGAGACAGCCTTATCTTCATTtcgactcgctctctctctctggctcagcaGAACATGAATGAGGCTACAAAAGGCACGGGCAATTACACAAGGATCTCAGTAATGCGCCATCCTTCCACACACAGTCTACCTTTAATGACCACAAGCAAAAtgtgacattttagtcatttagcagacgctcttatccagagcgacttaaggTAGTGAGTGTATACATTTTTGTACTTTTTCGCAGATGTCCTATCATCCAATAGTCTACTCATACATACAGTGGGTATTATATCATGAGTTTTCACCCCCCTTGGAttttttgttgtgtgacaaagtGGGTTTGACTTAAATTTAgttgtgattttttttgtcattgatctaaacaaaataccccataatgtcaaagtgaaaggaAAATTATACAAATGTTAACAAATTAATAAACATTTAATAACTAAAATTTTACAAATGTATTCACCCTTTTTTTAGGcgagcctaaattagttcaggtgTAAAATTTGGCTTAGCAAATCACATaaattacatggactcactctggtGAAATAATGTttcaatctgcttgaaaatctatgatcGCTAAacactttgacagagcttgaagaattttgaaaagaacacTGGGCATATATTGCACTATCCAGGTGTTTAATTTTTAATTCCTTTTTTTAGTATTGAATTTttattttcactttgacattatggagtattttgtgtagatcaatggAAAAAAATctcaataaatacatttcaatgcCACTTTGTACAGCAACAGAATGTGAAAGAAATCCAAGGGAGGGGATACTTAGGATATGACACTGAGAGTGGGTAGTTAATATAAAAGACAAATGGCAAGACCATTGAACGTCCAACTGCATTGGCTTAATAAATTAACATATTGTTAAATAGCATCTTAAATAGCATTAAAATGATCCTCAAAAACACACATTCAACTTTCAATGAGGTTTAAATGCACAGCTACAAGTGGAAAATAGTCCCTGGTAGGTCTACACTTTTCTATGGGACAAGTGAGCCTGCTGTAGTATCTGATCAAAAAGGCTGTCCCCACTAAATCAAAACGTGCCTTGAGGAATACATTAGAATTGATGGAGATGGAAATGCTGTGCCTCACTAGCAAGACACAAACACCATAACTTTCACAAACTTGTATAAACCCTATGAAAACACAATGCATCGCATTCCGTGGTCTCCCAACACAGAATCCAAATAAAATATTCAAAGGCGCCAGAATGCAGGTGCGCCAGATGCAGGCTACTGGCCATCACTCTGCTGCTGATAGAGCAAACGATTTCAAAAACTTGACCATCTTTATCCAGCATTGCATTGTATGTTGATGTTAAGTGTTATAGCGAAAACTGAATACGCTAACAAGTAATCAATATGTTGTTTCTTCTCAAGTTAAATTATATTTTACATCACATACATTATTACACGAAGAAGCAGTCAAATATTCCAACACGCACGGCATTTACGTCATGGTTGTTGGGCTATAATTATGGGCTATATTTAATTTCAAACCAACATGACACCGTGATGATAAGGCAAATGAACAATATGCAAATGCTAAAATACTTGCCCAGAGGCCAATTTTGGGATAGCCTAGCCTACTTCCCTGGTCTCCGGATGACCACAACTCACCTCACTCTCCCCATCTTCCTCTCAGAGAGCCTAAGCAATAGTCCAATCCCTACTCAATTAATTCAATACTGACCTGTGGAAATGATGTTTTCTCTGGTCTCAGAATACGAAAAAGTAAAGCCTCTTTGGATATGCCTCTTCTGCCTAATGATGGATAAAAGCTTCACTTGAGGAGAATCAAGTAGCCTAAGCACAGACGAAAACTCAGTGCTCCTCTTGCGGAGGTCCCAGATAAGAAGCCTTTTCCAAGTGGGAAGACTCTACACAATCTGCTACTTAATAGGGGGCTGTTCCCAACTCTCCCTTTTACATCGTAGGCTCTTACGACAGCCAGCAAGCATGGAACCCTGCCATGGATTGACATGTGCAGCCTCTCAAAGTGTGGGGATTACTTTTGGAAACTTTGCATAGTTTTCTGCATTCCTTTGCAATGATGCCCCTCTATGTGCTGTATCCACAAGTCCACTGCAAATTAAAGGGATACGCATCTGCGTTTGGAAACCAGGAGATGTTTTACTGGCAGCCGTTAAGCCGTTATTTTTGTTTGACAATGGAACAATGGAAAAATCCTCAACAGCCCAATAGCATTTATTAAGTGACCAAGTTTAAGAGTCAGTAACCATGTCCTTTTAATTTAATGTGCTTTATGTCAGTAGATAAATATTTATAAACGTATTATGTTATTGAAGTATTTAATAGGTCTTTGGATTCAACTCAGAAAATGTCAATAAATTCTTAACAGTCCAATCAGAATTATACAGGCAAGGCACGGGGAAAGGGTGATGCTTTCTGCACTGGTTCCTTCTCTGTGAAAAAAGTGAATTGATAGGCCTAACTGAATTAAGGCCtaggccaagataaaacaaacccTTTGTCCTGCCTATCAAAAATAGGCTATTGGAGTAGTCTAATAAACCCTCATTTATGAAATACAGATTATAGCCCTACAGATCATTTGGAAGAGTAACTTTTCCAAATGTACATTGTTGATAATTGGCATGTTAATGGAATGTAAAGAGAGTCACGTTTGAACTATTTTATGACAGAATTCAGTTACCTGACCATAGACCGACCATAATGTGAGACCCAATCCATTCCCTTGAAGACATAGCCCTCTAGTGACTCAAGAGGCAAAATGCTCATGCAAAAGAAAATTCCTGCAGTGCTGGTTCCTTGGGCAAATAAGttcattaaaaaaacattacatttcatGAGTTAAAGGTCTGATAAAAACACTTTCTGCTACTCAACTTCGTAACGTGCACGCATAGCCtatcaccattttttttttttttaatatacagCAATGATATAGTCTTGATTTCTGTAGGCTAGAGCTCAAGGGACATTTCAAAATAGGAGCATCATTTTCTGATTGTAGATATGCTAATTTCTTTACAATGTAGCATGATACATGTATTCAAGACTGCTCTTGGCCAAATGTAGCCAAGTAATCTTAGACTGGCTTTAAACCTGCCAAACTGTGCAAAGTgtagtcaggtagcctagtggttggaccaGCAACCGAAATCccgagatgacaaggtaaaaatcgattgctctgtccctgaacaaggcagttaacacccTGAAATTGGGGCACAATTGTTCTCTTTGATGCTGTTTATAATAAGATCAGTGTGTATATCCATTCAGGAAATTTCTAAAACAAGATGACTTTCCATTTACAGCACGGATAGTAATTCCCATCATGAGAAAGTCAGTAGCAAACCAGATTAACAACATTGTTAACGCCTTTCTTCCTCTGCCTGCGTTGATGTTAATGAACACTTACCAGACATCCAGATGTAGGCTACCACCaacattcctccatacagactaTTGTGAGCATTGTTTATTCAGTGTAGTTTAAAGGACAAGAGAAACCAACAAATGTCAGCCATGCCCAGTAGATCACCTGCTGGGTTTCAACAAATGGTGGCGATACCACATGCAAAATTGTTGGCACATTAACAGAAAATGACAACCAATGTTCTGTGGTCAGAGGCAACAGGATGGTTTTCGTCTGCGCACTACTGACGTTTATGGTGTCCCGTACTTCAAATATAAAATTTACACACAAAAAGAACAGACCACTTGGTAATGAGAGGCATATTTAATCATCCTCagtgataaataaataaataattacagaAATAAATATTGATCCCATGAACATGAAACAAAAGCCATTATGACATGCCAAATCAACCCCGATGACACAGAGACAACTTTTTACAACTAATAGGGTGTCATGTAGAACAGGTAAGCCCAGCAGCTGGAGTCACTCCTTCTTCTTGGGGAAAGTGGCACAAACCAGTTCATATATGACATACGCAGATCCTGCAATAACATAAAACATCTTACTAATTAAATCGTGTTATTACAAAGGTGTTGAACAACTTAAAGTGGTAATTCACaaccagactatatacaccaaGATCTGGTGTCTCcatggattaaaaaaataaataaaatgttttaccaTTGAGTCCATCTGTACTCACCTAGGATGGTGAGTGCCATTGTTGCTCTGTACAGGATGGCGTCGCTGACACCCCCTTTCAAATGAATTGGAATCCCATTGTCCTCCTGGTGAAGAAAAACATACTGTATCAAACTCATGTCATGCACAGCAACATGCAGTATAAGCATCCTACTTCCTTTAAGCCCACCAAAGCTGTGGTATTTGCCGAGTGGACATCGACTTACTTGACCTTCCTTTCAGCTTCTAGTGGCACAAAGGGCCTCAATGGTGCATCTACAGCTAACTCTGTTCTAGGTGTTTGAGTGGTCATTAATACCTCCAAAATGGACCAGTCTAGATAGCCACAGAATGCAACATGTTGCCATTTTCATTATTGACAGCAAGATCTGCAATGCACCCGTTTTAGAACGCATTTACAGCAACAGTTTGCAGTTATTGAAAAGCAGCCAATGAGGCAGTCGCATCACCCTCCCTTGATCATGGGTTTCTCATCTCATGCCATGGTCTATGTCCCGAATGGCACGCTATTCCCCatttaatgcactacttttgaccaggagccACACTTACACTCTACATGCAAATAAGTAACGCCAACCCAGTGAGCCATCTTTCAGATGTACTTATCTGTCAACTATACGCATCTCACGCTTCATCGTGTAAAAATAAACTACAGGAGCAGACATGTCACCAATCATTAAAACATATCACATTGTCATTGATTTGAAACGACATTTTCCTTGACATTGAACTGAAATCAAAGTACGTTTAATGTTGAGCTTGAAATAGACATTTTAAGTGTAAACTGCCAATTACCTGGAAATGCTTCTGTTTATGTGGGACCTTGTTCTCCACCTGCCTGCGCGCACTGGTGCTCAGTGTCCGCCGCgacacctgctggagcgcctgTCAATCAACGAAAAAGAGGCATCAATTTCTAAGCCCCACACCAGCACCGCAGTTTCACAGATCTGGAGATTTTAAGATCAACGCTGGTTTGGAATAGGCCGCTGTCTATCTGAATATTCAACAAattagctagtctgccataaagACTTGTCAGAACGTAAGCTATAGAGAAGCTACGGGCACCCAACGCAAGTCTGATAGGATATGTCCTCACATGCCCGCTAAAGGCTCGTGATGCTGCCTTCTCGTGACCTTTTAGAATGCATTAACAAAAAAGGCAATTATACAATTATATTAAGAACTCCACTCAAAACCATACTAAGCCGCATCTTACTTGAATGTGTCGGTACATAGCTCCACGTCAACAGTCGTCGTATGGTCGTACAAGGACACCGGAAGACTGCGCATCCACTATTTTCTTCTTTGAAAGGATTTACTGACGCATCACGAACACTTGTGCATGCTGCCACATAATGGTCAGGAGTGGGTACTTGGAGAGTAGCCAACACATGAGCCACCATTCTCTCCATTTCTGAGCTACAAAAAAAGCCTTAAGATTCTCACAAATTTGTATACATATTCACTTTTTCCATTTCGCAACAAAAGGTACATCTCAAAACATTTCTAAATAAAAGCAGGTGACTAAACAAAATGAGTTCAGACATTTTATTTGTCAAGCAACAGACAGAATCTCCAGGTAATAAATCCATGGCAACTCTAAAGTGCAAAACATATTTCAATTTGCTGCAGTCTTAGTAAGAAAACAAATGGAGGTACATATAGACTAACATGAAcagtagcctggtcccaaatcCGTTTGTGCTCTTCCCTACTCCATTGCCAAGCCaaacatgtttggcatgacaattccatagggagttggcaagagagcaaaGAGCCTGGCACCCAGGCTCCTGTACATGAACAAAGCTTTGGTCCATGAGAAAGTCATTTTCAAGGTTGTGTAATATTACATAAACTTGACTCAAGCTCTGCACATTCCAGGCAGCTaaacatcattactgtatatactgAGAGTAGAAATAGATACAAGGCAAGCAATCCATAACACTTGCCCCGAAAATGAATGCACATCATTGTACAAGCTATAGACCCCTATCTGCAGAGTAAAAACCCCAGGAAAATGTGCCTCAAACTACTGTACAGTAACACACAACCGACTTGtatgaaaacaaaaagtctatagcCTTGATTCTTGAAGCAATTCTAGCCTAACAGACTGTTCAGATTTGCTTGACAATATgcaaacattattttaaataatttattcatagagatgtaaacatctgactgacATGCACATATTTCTGCAATAAAAATGATCGGCGATAGAATTCTCACGTCGATGTAGCGTCATTAAATTTCAACTTACTGCCACTATAACGACTTGACAGCAAAACTGCCTACAGTACATAGCTGCATAGCTTCCTGACCATGAAAAATAAATACGAGAGAACTTACACTTTATTGTAACTTTCCCCCGACATCTACTCATCCAATACTTGCACAGTACTTTTGACAAGCAGGCCATtcttacatacagtacacaagcGTACCACCAGAGCTTGTAATTAGCCACTGGCTATGTCCGCTTCCTCTGCTAGCCAGCATGCAACATACCTATAGGACATCTTTAGTTAGGGATATCAGCGCTGTGGTTGTGGCTGCCATATTTGTGGTGGATGAGGACCACCCCCAGGAAGAAGCAGACGGAGCCCACAGTgatgtagccccccccccccccaggagacgGTGCTCAGGATCACACGCTTCCACCCTTCAAAGCTACGAACAGGATAGTCTGGGATCAACTCATTAAGGTTGAAAAAATGTTCAACTTCAGAAGCATTTAACATCTGACTAACCGAAGAACTCTGTAGCAATAAGGATCTTAACGTATCATACAAAAAAAAAAGTGGACTCATTATGAATATGTTAGTTTATATTAGTTACACAACAAAGAAAGCCAGCATTCATCTACATCCAGCAGGTGGTACCTATTGTTATAGCAAGTGAAGGAACGGCCACCTACTGCACACGGCTGGACATCGACCTGGTCTGTCTGACCTATTATGACAATGACtgatttgaaaaaaaaatgaatactATATCACAAGCCATCATTCCACAAACCCAAACTTCCTGTACAGCTGTATCATTTGAACAGCTGCCTGTGAAAGGATACTGTAGGTGACTTCCAGGGTGTAGTTGCCCCGGGGAAGAGTCGGCGTCACGTTCTTCTGgataatacagtacagttacagaaGACGGGGAAGGCAGCTGTGAGCATCCACACAATAAAGTCCTCATTG
Encoded here:
- the LOC139407015 gene encoding cytochrome c oxidase subunit 7A2, mitochondrial-like, translated to MYRHIQALQQVSRRTLSTSARRQVENKVPHKQKHFQEDNGIPIHLKGGVSDAILYRATMALTILGSAYVIYELVCATFPKKKE